One Brachyspira pilosicoli P43/6/78 genomic window carries:
- a CDS encoding NAD(P)-dependent alcohol dehydrogenase — protein sequence MKKALLIIVLLYVISCNNSSNAQTQNNNVFNNQNNSSNAMYNQEFKKAPINIQTNANGRVKSRGFAAVSANMDFKYHEFTRHAVGSNDVLIEILYAGICHSDIHMVEGKSSNTPLVVGHEIAGRVVQVGSSVTKFKVGDFAGVGCMVNSCGECESCLDNLEQYCLNRAVYTYGSRDRFHNNEITQGGYSDNIVVSEDFAILIPDNAELDKIAPLLCAGITTYSPIKAMNVQKGEKIGIAGFGGLGSMAVKYAVKLGAEVTVFDITEDKRQDALNMGAVKYVNVNNPEDLKNINNTLNYVISTIPAYYDVNMYMRMLKRGGTMCILGLPRTSKMPTLIAMVGQHGSKKLFGSLIGGIKETQEMLNYSIENNIYPTVEIIKADAKTISEAYRKVIDGKVKFRYVIDMRTMK from the coding sequence AAATAATTCCTCTAATGCAATGTATAATCAGGAGTTTAAAAAAGCTCCTATTAACATACAAACCAATGCAAATGGAAGAGTAAAATCAAGAGGATTCGCTGCAGTTTCGGCTAATATGGATTTTAAATATCATGAATTTACAAGGCATGCAGTAGGAAGCAATGATGTATTAATAGAAATACTTTATGCAGGAATATGCCATAGCGATATACATATGGTTGAAGGAAAGTCAAGCAATACTCCTTTGGTGGTAGGGCATGAGATAGCTGGAAGAGTTGTACAGGTTGGAAGTTCTGTAACAAAATTCAAAGTTGGTGATTTTGCCGGTGTAGGTTGTATGGTAAACTCTTGCGGAGAGTGTGAAAGCTGTTTAGATAATTTAGAACAATATTGTTTAAATAGAGCAGTTTATACTTATGGCTCAAGAGACAGATTCCATAATAATGAAATTACTCAAGGAGGTTATTCTGACAATATAGTAGTATCCGAAGATTTTGCAATACTCATACCAGACAATGCAGAGCTTGATAAAATTGCTCCTCTTCTTTGTGCAGGCATTACCACATACTCACCAATAAAGGCAATGAATGTACAAAAAGGAGAAAAAATTGGCATTGCAGGTTTTGGAGGGCTTGGCTCTATGGCTGTAAAATATGCTGTTAAATTAGGGGCAGAAGTTACTGTATTTGACATTACAGAAGATAAAAGACAAGATGCTTTAAATATGGGAGCTGTAAAATATGTTAATGTAAATAATCCAGAAGATTTAAAAAATATTAACAATACTCTTAATTATGTGATAAGCACAATTCCTGCATATTATGATGTTAATATGTATATGCGTATGCTTAAGAGGGGAGGTACTATGTGTATATTAGGTCTTCCTCGCACATCAAAAATGCCTACACTAATAGCGATGGTAGGTCAGCATGGCAGTAAAAAACTATTCGGTTCACTTATAGGCGGAATAAAAGAAACTCAGGAAATGCTCAACTATTCTATAGAAAATAATATTTATCCTACTGTTGAAATAATAAAGGCAGATGCTAAAACTATATCAGAAGCATACAGAAAAGTGATAGATGGAAAAGTTAAGTTTAGATATGTGATAGATATGCGTACTATGAAATAA
- the uxuA gene encoding mannonate dehydratase has protein sequence MIMTLRWFGSSFDSVTLKQIRQIPGVKGVITTLYGSKVGEVWRDEEVKNIKKEVEDAGLKIYGIESVNIHDDIKIGLPSRDKYIENYIKTLEVLGKNEINLVCYNFMPVFDWTRSDLAKVRPDGSTVLSYDQEIIEKIDPEKMFEQIDSNSNGFVLPGWEPERLSRLKELFEMYKNVDDEKLFENLKYFLSAVMPTCEKYNIKMAIHPDDPAWPVFGLPRIIVNKENILRMVNSVNSSCNGVTLCAGSLGSNPKNDIPDIIRSLKDKIFFAHVRNLEHTAPGKFQEAAHLSSDGSMDMFAIMKAFYDIGFEGPFRPDHGRAIWDEVSMPGYGLYDRALGAVYLQGLWEAIDKMNK, from the coding sequence ATGATAATGACTTTAAGATGGTTTGGAAGTAGTTTTGATTCTGTAACTTTAAAACAAATTAGGCAAATACCTGGAGTAAAAGGCGTTATAACAACATTATATGGAAGTAAAGTAGGAGAGGTTTGGAGAGATGAAGAAGTAAAAAATATAAAAAAAGAAGTAGAAGATGCAGGACTTAAAATATATGGTATAGAGAGTGTAAATATACATGATGATATAAAAATAGGGCTTCCTAGCAGAGATAAATATATAGAAAATTATATAAAAACATTAGAAGTTTTAGGTAAAAATGAAATTAATTTAGTATGCTATAATTTTATGCCTGTATTTGACTGGACTAGAAGCGATTTAGCAAAAGTTCGCCCTGATGGCTCTACTGTATTATCTTATGACCAAGAAATAATAGAAAAAATAGACCCAGAGAAAATGTTTGAACAAATTGATTCTAATTCTAATGGATTTGTACTTCCCGGCTGGGAGCCTGAAAGGTTGAGCAGATTAAAAGAGCTTTTTGAAATGTATAAAAATGTTGATGATGAAAAGTTATTTGAAAACTTAAAATATTTCTTAAGTGCTGTAATGCCTACATGTGAGAAATATAATATAAAAATGGCTATACACCCAGATGACCCTGCTTGGCCTGTATTTGGACTTCCTAGAATAATAGTTAATAAAGAAAATATTTTAAGAATGGTTAATAGTGTTAATAGCTCTTGTAATGGAGTTACATTATGTGCGGGCTCTTTAGGCTCTAATCCTAAAAATGACATACCTGATATAATAAGAAGCTTAAAAGACAAAATATTCTTTGCTCATGTAAGAAACTTAGAACATACAGCACCAGGTAAATTCCAAGAAGCGGCACACTTATCAAGCGACGGCTCAATGGATATGTTTGCTATTATGAAAGCATTTTATGATATAGGTTTTGAAGGACCATTTAGACCAGACCATGGAAGAGCTATTTGGGACGAAGTGTCTATGCCTGGTTATGGGCTTTATGACAGAGCATTGGGTGCTGTTTATTTACAAGGTTTATGGGAAGCAATAGATAAAATGAATAAGTAA
- a CDS encoding mannitol dehydrogenase family protein produces MKLNIENLNDKNFWENANIEVPKYNINDIRKNTAKKPTWIHFGAGNIFRGFIAAVADTLLNDSIIDTGIIAVDTHAFGRDDDYDMINKVYKPFDNLTLLASIKSNGDIDKKIIGSITDILHADFINNYDALKKIFISSSLQIVSFTITEKGYSIKDLNGNYTSIVEEDIDNEPKKAKNIMSIIATMLLERYKNGAFPIAMLSVDNCSNNGDKLKSSIVEISREWVKRGYADNGFVEYIEDSKKVSFPLSMVDKITPRPSEIIEKKLEYIGLEEMSLFKVGHNNMAPFVNAESVGYLVVEDLFPNGRPKFEKANVYVTDRITVQTVEKMKVTTCLNPLHTALAIFGCLLNYNFIYEEMRNPSLKKLVEKIGYDEGMKVVADPKILNPKDFIKEVIEERLVNPYIPDSPKRIATDTSQKIPIRYGETLKSYVKNGLDISSLVGIPLTIAAWLRYLVGIDDNGKPMEISPDPMLEELQKHIKNIKFKYKETIGNNLKPILSNKIIFAVDLYDEKINLRKKNRKLF; encoded by the coding sequence ATGAAACTCAATATAGAAAATTTGAATGATAAAAATTTTTGGGAAAATGCTAATATAGAAGTTCCTAAATATAATATAAATGATATTAGAAAAAATACAGCTAAAAAACCTACATGGATTCATTTTGGAGCTGGAAATATATTTAGAGGTTTTATAGCAGCAGTAGCTGATACACTCTTAAATGATAGTATAATAGATACTGGTATAATAGCAGTAGATACTCATGCTTTTGGAAGAGATGATGATTATGATATGATTAATAAAGTTTATAAGCCTTTTGATAATCTTACTCTTTTAGCTTCTATTAAAAGCAATGGTGATATAGATAAAAAAATAATAGGAAGTATAACTGATATATTACATGCTGATTTTATTAATAATTATGATGCATTAAAAAAAATATTTATATCAAGCTCTCTTCAAATAGTGAGTTTTACTATTACAGAAAAAGGTTATTCAATAAAAGACTTAAATGGTAATTATACTAGCATAGTAGAAGAAGATATTGATAATGAGCCAAAAAAAGCAAAAAATATTATGAGTATTATTGCTACTATGCTTTTAGAAAGATATAAAAACGGTGCCTTTCCTATAGCTATGCTTAGTGTAGATAACTGTTCAAATAATGGAGATAAATTAAAATCCTCTATTGTTGAAATATCTAGAGAATGGGTAAAAAGAGGTTATGCTGATAATGGCTTTGTAGAATATATTGAAGATAGCAAAAAGGTTTCTTTCCCATTAAGCATGGTTGATAAAATTACTCCAAGACCTTCTGAGATTATAGAAAAAAAATTAGAGTATATAGGACTTGAAGAAATGTCATTATTTAAAGTTGGTCATAACAACATGGCTCCTTTTGTAAATGCTGAAAGTGTTGGATATTTAGTTGTAGAGGATTTATTTCCAAATGGAAGACCAAAGTTTGAAAAAGCTAATGTATATGTAACAGACAGAATAACAGTTCAAACTGTAGAGAAAATGAAAGTTACAACTTGTTTAAATCCGCTTCATACAGCTTTAGCAATATTTGGCTGTTTACTAAATTATAATTTTATTTATGAAGAGATGAGAAATCCTTCATTAAAAAAATTAGTTGAAAAAATAGGTTATGATGAAGGCATGAAAGTAGTTGCTGACCCTAAAATTTTGAACCCTAAAGATTTTATAAAAGAAGTAATTGAAGAGCGTTTGGTAAATCCTTATATACCAGATTCCCCAAAAAGAATAGCAACAGACACTTCTCAAAAAATACCTATAAGATATGGAGAGACATTAAAATCTTATGTTAAAAATGGACTTGACATTTCTTCTTTAGTAGGCATACCTTTAACTATAGCAGCTTGGCTTAGGTATTTAGTGGGTATTGATGATAATGGAAAACCTATGGAAATAAGTCCAGACCCTATGCTTGAAGAATTACAAAAACATATAAAAAACATCAAGTTCAAATATAAAGAAACTATTGGAAATAATTTAAAGCCTATACTTTCTAATAAGATTATATTTGCTGTTGATTTATATGATGAAAAGATAAATTTAAGGAAAAAAAATAGAAAGTTATTTTAG